The proteins below come from a single Pararge aegeria chromosome W unlocalized genomic scaffold, ilParAegt1.1 SUPER_W_unloc_1, whole genome shotgun sequence genomic window:
- the LOC120636774 gene encoding uncharacterized protein K02A2.6-like has protein sequence MPIGKIEPFDLTSKQWPAYIRRVKQFIVLNEIRDELQVPMLITVVGEATYALMCDLCAPDHPENKSFDTLTELVTNHLEPQRSEIAERHVFRQRRQRPDESLTEYLQHLKHLAVTCNFGTRLEEDLRDQFVSGLASDVMRSRIFAEKSLDYKKAVELALALEAAERHAGVSGGEMSASGGQAGEGLHAACSQRTRALRPGGGDAGAACDGAGASGGGGGGAASAAAAACWRCGRRHRGRCRFANYTCDECHQRGHIKVMCKSVRKSEVKCQSFISESSDEDFFNIDIITQGNKPYYLKVKVEDSFLEVEIDTGSRISAINEECYEKLFKHKEIVKDNLILRSYSGSRIDSLGYILVRVQLKSVISKDLRLYIIQGGNRPLLGRDWLRALKITQININEIIEEDQFVTRLSKEFPEVFSEKRGTCNRKLQLQLTDSTGVYVRARAVPLALRERVERELARLESDGTIYRVDHSDFGTPIVPVVKSNGDIRICGDYKITINPKLKRDYYPLPRIDELFTNLSNGEEYSKIDLRHAYEQVLLEESSQKYTAITTHIGTFIYRRTPYGLSCVPEKFQKLMEETLRGVPGTVVFLDDICVTGQNRQAHLNNLRAVLERLRQAGLTVKLNKCKFLQKNVNYLGFVIDKEGLHPDSEKLKAIHEIPTPKDVTQLKSFLGLINYYGRFIPNLSTILYPLHALLKRKNQWNWDLHCDTAFKSAKKALLGKRVLAHYEEGRPLVLSVDSSAYGIGAVLAHRYEDGQERPVSCASRTLNEAEKKYSQLDKEALAIYFGITKHHQFLFGRHFVLKTDHKPLTFIFGNNNGIPQTAASRLQRWAVRLAGYDFSIEFVRSKNNGPADALSRLPILHEQSRTHPAQQVTYTNLLEEMLPVNFKQIANESQKDSVLCKIIKYVMFGWPASVVSNEEKAYFIRKSEICVDLGCLMYKYRVIIPSGLRKTVLRELHEGHLGMNKMKNISRNYVYWPNIDNDIEELCRSCPACRHVRDAPARAPLHPWEFPQHPWQRLHADFADCGGKRYLIIVDAHSKWIEVVEMLKTTASVTINSLRSVFARFGLPCQLVTDNGPPFLSEEFKTYCLKNCIKHTTSAPYRPQGNGEAENAVKTVKKIIKRAKYEREDISVALNRFLFQYRNCDHATTKVSPAVALLGHRLRSRLDALRPDVTSTVREEQDKQRARSTGCNRAFGIGEAVLARDYTKRTGKWSEGLISEQTGPVSYKVKVGNGTEWRRHQDQLAPLKNNNNRYSLSRASQPEGENSTSGANVESDTETPSVGQPSQIKEAKEHSDHEDAQEASVSVESVPFPLPVGNPPVPGASARALRAYKRYNNLSNN, from the coding sequence ATGCCGATCGGCAAAATCGAACCTTTCGATTTAACCTCGAAACAATGGCCGGCTTACATACGACGGGTCAAGCAATTTATTGTCCTAAATGAGATTAGAGATGAACTTCAGGTGCCGATGTTAATTACTGTGGTAGGTGAAGCGACATATGCGTTGATGTGTGACCTGTGTGCGCCGGACCACCCAGAGAATAAGTCTTTCGATACCCTTACTGAGCTGGTCACAAACCATCTGGAGCCGCAACGTTCCGAGATAGCCGAGAGACATGTTTTTCGACAAAGACGGCAGCGACCAGACGAAAGCTTGACTGAATATTTGCAGCACCTGAAGCATTTAGCCGTCACGTGTAATTTCGGTACAAGATTAGAAGAGGACCTCCGAGATCAATTTGTCTCGGGTTTAGCGAGTGACGTCATGCGATCTCGAATATTTGCCGAAAAAAGTTTGGACTACAAAAAGGCAGTGGAGCTAGCTCTGGCATTAGAGGCGGCCGAGAGGCACGCGGGGGTAAGCGGCGGCGAGATGTCAGCGAGCGGCGGGCAGGCGGGCGAGGGCCTGCATGCGGCGTGCAGCCAGCGGACGCGCGCGCTGCGCCCGGGCGGCGGCGACGCAGGCGCGGCGTGCGACGGCGCTGGCGcgagcggcggcggcggcggcggcgcggcgagCGCTGCGGCGGCGGCTTGCTGGCGCTGCGGCCGCAGGCATCGCGGGCGGTGCCGGTTCGCTAATTATACCTGCGACGAGTGCCACCAGCGCGGGCACATCAAGGTCATGTGCAAAAGTGTGCGTAAAAGTGAGGTGAAGTGTCAAAGTTTTATCAGTGAGAGTTCGGATGAggacttttttaatattgacaTTATTACTCAAGGTAACAagccatattatttaaaagtaaaggtAGAAGATAGTTTTTTAGAAGTCGAAATCGACACGGGTAGCCGAATATCGGCCATTAACGAAGAATGTTACGAGaaactatttaaacataaagaGATTGTGaaagataatttaattttgcgcAGTTACTCGGGGTCACGTATTGATTCCCTCGGATATATATTAGTACGGGTACAACTTAAGTCGGTTATTAGTAAAGATTTGCGGTTGTATATTATTCAAGGCGGTAATAGGCCTTTGCTCGGTAGGGACTGGCTCCGCGCTTTAAAGATAacgcaaataaatattaacgaaATAATAGAGGAGGATCAATTTGTGACCCGCTTGTCCAAGGAATTTCCAGAGGTATTTAGTGAGAAGCGGGGAACTTGTAACCGAAAGCTACAATTACAGCTCACAGATAGTACCGGAGTGTATGTACGGGCGCGCGCTGTACCGCTGGCGCTTCGCGAACGCGTCGAAAGGGAACTCGCACGGCTCGAGTCCGACGGTACGATTTACCGCGTCGATCATTCCGATTTTGGTACACCGATCGTGCCGGTAGTCAAAAGTAATGGAGATATCCGAATTTGTGGGGATTACAAAATAACGATTAATCCTAAACTAAAAAGAGATTACTATCCATTGCCTCGTATTGACGAGTTATTTACCAATTTAAGCAATGGCGAGGAATATAGTAAAATTGACCTTCGCCACGCCTACGAGCAGGTCCTTCTAGAAGAAAGTTCTCAAAAGTATACCGCAATCACGACACATATCGGAACGTTTATATACCGCCGGACGCCGTACGGATTATCGTGCGTACCTGAAAAATTCCAAAAGTTAATGGAAGAGACCTTACGGGGGGTACCAGGTACGGTAGTTTTTCTCGATGACATATGTGTGACGGGTCAGAATAGACAGGCACATCTGAACAATCTGCGAGCTGTATTGGAGCGATTACGGCAGGCCGGCctaacagttaaattaaacaaatgtaaatttttacagaaaaatGTAAACTATCTGGGCTTTGTAATAGATAAGGAGGGCTTACACCCCGATTCTGAGAAGCTGAAGGCGATTCACGAAATCCCAACGCCCAAAGATGTGACGCaacttaaaagttttttggGCCTAATTAATTATTACGGTAGATTTATCCCAAATCTAAGTACAATTTTGTATCCGCTGCATGCgctgttaaaaagaaaaaatcaatGGAATTGGGATTTGCATTGCGACACCGCCTTTAAATCGGCCAAAAAGGCTTTGCTAGGCAAGCGTGTATTGGCCCACTACGAGGAAGGGCGGCCGCTCGTGCTATCAGTAGACAGCAGTGCTTACGGAATCGGGGCCGTGCTAGCCCATCGCTACGAAGACGGACAGGAACGGCCTGTCAGCTGTGCGTCCCGCACACTTAACGAGGCTGAGAAAAAATACAGTCAATTAGATAAAGAAGCTTTAGCAATATATTTTGGTATAACAAAACATCATCAGTTTTTATTTGGTAGACATTTCGTATTAAAAACGGACCATAAACCGTTAACGTTTATATTCGGTAATAATAATGGTATTCCCCAAACAGCGGCAAGTAGGTTACAGCGATGGGCCGTGCGACTGGCGGGTTACGATTTTTCGATCGAGTTTGTACGATCGAAAAACAATGGGCCCGCAGACGCATTATCGCGTCTACCGATTTTGCACGAGCAATCGCGCACACACCCTGCCCAACAAGTAACTTATACAAACTTACTTGAGGAAATGCTACCGGTTAACTTTAAACAGATTGCTAATGAATCTCAGAAAGATTCcgtattatgtaaaataataaaatatgtaatgttcGGTTGGCCGGCGTCTGTCGTTAGTAATGAAGAGAAGGCATATTTTATTCGTAAAAGCGAAATTTGCGTGGATTTGGGATGCCTGATGTATAAGTACAGGGTGATCATCCCATCGGGATTAAGGAAAACAGTCCTGAGAGAACTACACGAGGGACACCTTGGgatgaataaaatgaaaaatatttcgcGAAATTATGTATATTGGCCGAATATAGACAATGACATCGAAGAGCTATGCCGCTCGTGCCCTGCTTGCCGGCACGTGCGGGATGCACCAGCTCGCGCCCCCTTGCATCCCTGGGAGTTTCCTCAGCATCCGTGGCAACGTTTACACGCGGACTTCGCGGATTGCGGTGGTAAGCGGTACCTCATTATAGTCGATGCACACTCTAAGTGGATAGAGGTGGTTGAGATGTTAAAAACAACCGCTAGTGTGACAATTAACTCTTTAAGATCCGTTTTTGCGCGATTTGGTCTCCCTTGCCAATTAGTGACAGACAACGGCCCTCCCTTCCTCTCCGAGGAGTTCAAGACGTATTGCCTTAAGAACTGTATTAAACACACGACATCAGCACCCTATCGACCTCAAGGAAATGGTGAGGCGGAAAACGCGGTTAAGACggtgaagaaaataataaagcgAGCTAAATATGAAAGGGAGGACATATCAGTGGCATTAAACAGATTTCTGTTCCAATATCGAAATTGTGATCATGCGACCACTAAGGTTTCACCCGCCGTGGCTTTACTAGGTCATAGACTAAGGAGCAGGTTGGATGCCTTGCGGCCAGACGTTACTTCAACTGTCCGCGAGGAACAGGATAAGCAGAGAGCTAGGAGCACAGGGTGTAATAGGGCATTCGGCATAGGCGAAGCGGTACTGGCACGCGATTATACCAAAAGAACGGGGAAATGGTCTGAGGGTTTAATTTCGGAGCAAACGGGGCCAGTATCATATAAAGTCAAAGTGGGTAACGGAACGGAGTGGCGCAGACATCAAGACCAGCTTGCTCCgcttaagaataataataataggtattccTTGTCTCGTGCTAGCCAACCGGAGGGGGAAAATAGTACTAGCGGTGCCAATGTCGAAAGCGACACCGAAACACCCAGTGTTGGTCAGCCATCTCAGATAAAGGAAGCAAAAGAGCATTCCGACCATGAGGATGCGCAGGAGGCATCAGTTTCTGTGGAATCGGTCCCTTTTCCGCTTCCTGTGGGAAACCCTCCAGTGCCGGGTGCTTCGGCGCGCGCTTTGAGAGCATACAAACGTTATAATAACCTAAGTAATAATTAG